The DNA region CACCAGCACTACTGAAGGGCGCGTTGAAGCAGCGGCACGTGCCATTCAGCAATCAGGAGCGCTGTTAGGCCTCGACGAGCTGTCGCTCGACGAACTCCTGGATTCACCTTTCGGTCTCATTGGTAGCACCGCAGAACTCGTCGAACATGTGCATGCAATCAACGAGAGATACGGGATCACATATTTCACGGTGAGCGAAGGGCTTGCGTGGGAGCTGGGCCCACTCATTGCTGAACTCTGCTAGTCACACACTCCAAGCGAAGGGCATTTCTGTGCAGCGTCTCCCGGAAGCAGAGCTTCCCTCCGATATCAAGAATCCCAACCGGATCGTCAGCGCGGTCTATAACAACCCGGAAATGTTCAAGGGTTTTGCGAGCTTGTCTGGGCGCGTCCACACGGCGTCCCGCCTTTCCGATCGCGTTCGCGAACTTTTGGTGTTGCGAACTTTGTACCGCGTTGGTTCCAGCTATCAGTGCACTTTGCACGAGCCCGTCGCTTTGCGGGCGGGCATCACTAACCAGGAACTTCAAGCACTGAGGGATGCGCATTTCGACGACTTCGATCCGGCAGAGATTGCAGCGCTGCTCTTTTGTGAGGCCGCAGATGCCATTGCGACCACCGACGAGCTCTGGCGGAAGACGACAGAGTTATGGTCTCCGCAGGAGATCTCAGACATGGTGATGCTTTCTGGGTTCTACGCCCTCTCAGGGCGATACCTTCTCGCGATGGGCATCGTCGCAGAGCAAACAGTCTGATCGGCAATGCATCAACCCACCTAATGCTCGACAGGGAAAACCTGAAGTTGTTTGTGGTCCTTTGCTTAGTTCTGCCTCTACGGTCTTCCAATTGATGCGTGTGCGTACGGACTGGATCCCGCTATTGCGCCGGGCACCGCTTTGCAATGCGAATAAAAGTGCGTCAAAAATCCCTCTGCGCGCCGCCGGTCTCAATTCCACCCTGTGGCGCCGTCTCTGTTTGCTGAATTGCGGCTAGGGGCTGCATTGCTGGTGAGCACGGATATCACTCGAGCAGGCCATTCGCGTGTCGACCTTGAACACAGAACTAAGAAGGGAACGGCATTCGCCGGTCCCTTCTTAGTGACATTGAAAAGCTAGTTCTTTACCACCTTGCCTGTTGCATTTTCAACCGTGGCGCCACAAGTTGCCTTGGCATCGGGAACTAATGTGCCGTTCTTGACTGTCTGGTACCACGAACACGGATTCGGGTCACCATTTGGGGTCAGGCCCGGTGCAAAGCTGATCGGCACGGGCAATAGACCGGCTCCCGTGACATGGGTGTTTGCGCGTAATGCGTTGACGAATGAGTCTCTCGTCGGGCATTTGCCGGCCTTCTTGAGACCGGTAATGAACTCGTCAGCTGTGATGTATCCAACGGGACCATTGTTCAGATATGGATTCACGCCCGCTGCTCTCATGCCGTTGACATAGGTTCGAATCGCAGGGATTCCAGGGACTGTCAGCGGCACATTGCCGTACGTCTGGCTAATGAAACCTTCGAGGGAACTTCCGGCCTTCGCGACAACGGCTGGATCAGTGAGACCAGGAAGCAGGGTCGGGATTCTCACGCCCTGTTGCTTCATTGCTGCGCCCACAGAGGTTCCACCGTCGGGCGTGAGAACCAGATAGACCCCGTTGATGCCAGATTGGCGGATGCGCAGCGCCGTTGAAGTTGCGTCGTATGCGCCAATCGGAAGATCCTGAACACGCAAACCAAGCGACAAACCCTCCAATGGCACAGTTGCTACGAAGCCGCCACCTGCCAAGTTCGCGCCTGGCGAATTATGATTCAATTCGCCGACGTTGGTGGCGCCGGCCAACTTGAGACGCTTTGGCGCATATGACGCGGAAAATGCACTGGTAGCAGGCCCATTGAAGCCGAAGACGTTCCGGTCAGTGGCACTCAGCGGGGTAGAGCCTGCCACGATCACAGGCGCGTTCACGGCCCTCATCAGGGCCAAACTGGCGTCCGTGGTGCTGCCGTGAATGAAGCCGAATTGGTTGTCCTGCTGCAGGGCCTTGTTGACCTGAGTCGACTGGGTGGCGCCTTCGGCCTTGTCGTCGTAAACGGTCACGACGATCTTGCGTCTATTCACCCCACCCTTGGCGTTCTCCTGTGCCACGCGCAGTTTTGCGCCTTCTGAGAGACCCAGGAAGCTCGCGGATGAAGCACCCGTAACGGGAAAAATCATTGCAAGATTGACCGTTGTTGGGGTAACCCCTGGGGTTGACGGACAACTTGCATTTGTCGCGGGCGCCGGCGCAGGTGCCGCCAGGGCCATTGTGGACGGCACCACGAAAATCATTGCCGAGGCCAAGCCGCCCGCTGCAAGGGACGTTGCCCCTCTCTTGGACAATTGCTTCAT from Actinomycetota bacterium includes:
- a CDS encoding carboxymuconolactone decarboxylase family protein, with the protein product MQRLPEAELPSDIKNPNRIVSAVYNNPEMFKGFASLSGRVHTASRLSDRVRELLVLRTLYRVGSSYQCTLHEPVALRAGITNQELQALRDAHFDDFDPAEIAALLFCEAADAIATTDELWRKTTELWSPQEISDMVMLSGFYALSGRYLLAMGIVAEQTV
- a CDS encoding ABC transporter substrate-binding protein, which produces MKQLSKRGATSLAAGGLASAMIFVVPSTMALAAPAPAPATNASCPSTPGVTPTTVNLAMIFPVTGASSASFLGLSEGAKLRVAQENAKGGVNRRKIVVTVYDDKAEGATQSTQVNKALQQDNQFGFIHGSTTDASLALMRAVNAPVIVAGSTPLSATDRNVFGFNGPATSAFSASYAPKRLKLAGATNVGELNHNSPGANLAGGGFVATVPLEGLSLGLRVQDLPIGAYDATSTALRIRQSGINGVYLVLTPDGGTSVGAAMKQQGVRIPTLLPGLTDPAVVAKAGSSLEGFISQTYGNVPLTVPGIPAIRTYVNGMRAAGVNPYLNNGPVGYITADEFITGLKKAGKCPTRDSFVNALRANTHVTGAGLLPVPISFAPGLTPNGDPNPCSWYQTVKNGTLVPDAKATCGATVENATGKVVKN